In the Variovorax sp. S12S4 genome, one interval contains:
- a CDS encoding NADH-quinone oxidoreductase subunit A yields MNLDSYLPVLLFILVGVGVGVAPQVIGYILGPNRPDAAKNAPYECGFEAFEDARMKFDVRYYLVAILFILFDLEIAFLFPWAIALKEIGAVGFWAMMIFLAILVVGFAYEWKKGALDWE; encoded by the coding sequence ATGAACCTCGATTCCTATCTCCCCGTCCTTTTGTTTATTTTGGTCGGTGTCGGTGTAGGTGTCGCACCGCAAGTCATCGGCTACATCCTGGGTCCCAATCGGCCCGACGCAGCGAAGAACGCTCCCTACGAGTGTGGCTTCGAGGCCTTCGAGGATGCGCGCATGAAATTCGACGTGCGCTATTACCTCGTCGCCATTCTCTTCATCCTGTTCGATCTCGAGATTGCCTTTCTCTTTCCGTGGGCCATTGCGCTCAAGGAAATCGGCGCCGTCGGCTTCTGGGCCATGATGATCTTTCTCGCCATCCTCGTCGTGGGCTTCGCCTACGAGTGGAAAAAAGGCGCGCTCGACTGGGAATGA
- the secG gene encoding preprotein translocase subunit SecG: protein MNVVLNLLVGVQMLSALAMIGLILIQHGKGADMGAAFGSGSAGSLFGASGSANFLSRTTAVLAAVFFVCTLLLAYFSHARPAGGGSLLERAAVGAPATPASAPAGQIPGQIPSGTSGAAPANAPASAPAAPVSGPGQIPNK, encoded by the coding sequence ATGAATGTGGTCCTCAATCTCTTGGTCGGCGTGCAGATGCTGTCGGCCCTTGCAATGATCGGGCTGATCCTGATCCAGCACGGCAAGGGCGCCGACATGGGCGCGGCCTTCGGCAGCGGCAGCGCCGGTAGCCTGTTCGGCGCAAGCGGCAGCGCGAATTTCCTTTCGCGCACCACGGCAGTGCTGGCGGCGGTGTTCTTTGTGTGCACGTTGCTGCTGGCCTACTTCAGCCACGCACGGCCCGCCGGCGGCGGCAGCCTGCTGGAGCGCGCGGCTGTCGGTGCACCCGCCACGCCTGCTTCTGCTCCCGCAGGGCAAATTCCCGGCCAGATTCCCTCGGGTACCTCGGGCGCTGCGCCGGCCAATGCGCCTGCCTCGGCTCCTGCCGCGCCTGTTTCGGGCCCGGGCCAGATCCCGAACAAATAA
- the tpiA gene encoding triose-phosphate isomerase: MVTGNNTMTTKKKLIAGNWKMNGSLAANEALVKALLQGLAAAPASCDVALCAPAPYFAQLQSLLADSKAIALGAQDISAHPQGAFTGEQSAAMLKEFGVRYAIVGHSERRQYHGETDEAVAAKTAAALANGITPIVCVGETLAEREAGHTEEVVKRQLAAVIHVNGHCISEIVVAYEPVWAIGTGKTATPEQAQAVHAVLRAQLHHAASEHAAGICILYGGSMNAANAAQLLAQPDIDGGLIGGASLKAADFLQIISAAAR, encoded by the coding sequence ATGGTGACGGGCAACAACACGATGACAACCAAGAAGAAGCTGATCGCCGGCAACTGGAAGATGAACGGCAGCCTGGCTGCCAACGAGGCGCTGGTCAAGGCGTTGCTGCAGGGCCTGGCTGCTGCGCCGGCCAGTTGCGATGTCGCGCTTTGCGCGCCGGCTCCGTATTTCGCGCAGCTGCAATCGCTGCTGGCGGACTCGAAGGCCATTGCACTTGGTGCGCAGGACATTTCGGCGCACCCGCAAGGCGCGTTCACCGGCGAGCAATCGGCGGCCATGCTGAAGGAATTCGGCGTGCGCTATGCCATCGTCGGCCATTCGGAGCGTCGCCAGTACCACGGCGAAACCGACGAAGCGGTGGCAGCCAAGACGGCGGCTGCGCTCGCGAACGGCATCACGCCGATCGTCTGCGTGGGCGAAACGCTGGCCGAGCGCGAAGCCGGGCATACCGAAGAAGTCGTCAAGCGCCAGCTGGCCGCGGTGATCCACGTCAATGGCCACTGCATCAGCGAGATCGTCGTGGCCTATGAGCCCGTCTGGGCCATCGGCACCGGCAAGACCGCCACGCCCGAGCAGGCGCAGGCCGTGCACGCCGTGCTGCGTGCGCAACTGCACCATGCGGCCAGCGAACACGCGGCCGGCATCTGCATCCTCTACGGCGGCAGCATGAACGCGGCCAACGCCGCCCAGTTGCTGGCGCAGCCCGACATCGATGGCGGCCTCATCGGCGGCGCTTCGCTCAAGGCAGCAGACTTTTTGCAGATCATTTCCGCTGCCGCTCGCTGA
- a CDS encoding NADH-quinone oxidoreductase subunit C, whose translation MTDFAISPEVLRATIAETLGAKAKSVTIALGEVTVVVGAADYIEAATLLRDAPGCRFEQLIDLCGMDYSDYREGEWQGERYCVVTHLLSVSLNQRVRLKVFAPNEDLPVVDSLQPVWNAATWFEREAFDLYGIVFEGHDDLRRILTDYGFIGHPFRKDFPVSGHVEMRYDEEQKRVIYQPVSIEPREITPRVIREDNYGSGLH comes from the coding sequence ATGACCGACTTTGCAATATCGCCGGAGGTGCTGCGCGCCACCATCGCCGAGACCCTCGGCGCCAAGGCCAAGAGCGTGACGATCGCGCTGGGCGAGGTGACCGTGGTCGTCGGCGCTGCCGACTACATCGAAGCTGCCACGCTGCTGCGCGATGCGCCCGGCTGCCGCTTCGAGCAGCTGATCGACCTTTGCGGCATGGATTACTCCGACTACCGCGAAGGCGAGTGGCAGGGTGAGCGCTATTGCGTCGTCACGCACCTGCTTTCGGTGAGCCTCAACCAGCGCGTGCGCCTCAAGGTGTTTGCGCCGAACGAAGACCTGCCCGTGGTCGATTCGCTCCAGCCTGTGTGGAATGCCGCCACGTGGTTCGAGCGCGAAGCCTTCGACCTCTACGGCATCGTGTTCGAGGGGCATGACGACCTGCGCCGCATCCTTACCGACTACGGTTTCATCGGCCATCCGTTCCGCAAGGACTTCCCGGTGTCGGGGCACGTCGAAATGCGCTACGACGAAGAGCAGAAGCGCGTCATCTACCAGCCGGTCTCCATCGAGCCGCGGGAAATCACGCCGCGCGTGATTCGCGAAGACAACTACGGCAGCGGTTTGCACTGA
- a CDS encoding Hsp20/alpha crystallin family protein, producing the protein MFFAPALHTARFAPRSYDRAFERFVNEAFAGARKSPLVEQDDKSWTLSIDVPGLSREDLTIGIEGTVVRIDSKAEAKRQFKAAYELPQDIDVSASEAKLENGVLTLKLGKQVPVSRVSELQIN; encoded by the coding sequence ATGTTTTTCGCACCCGCCCTTCATACCGCCCGCTTTGCTCCGCGTTCGTACGACCGCGCCTTCGAGCGTTTCGTCAACGAAGCCTTTGCCGGCGCACGCAAGTCGCCGCTCGTCGAACAGGACGACAAGAGCTGGACGCTTTCCATCGATGTGCCCGGCCTTTCGCGCGAAGACCTCACCATCGGCATCGAGGGCACCGTGGTCCGCATCGACAGCAAGGCCGAAGCCAAGCGCCAGTTCAAGGCCGCGTACGAGTTGCCGCAAGACATCGACGTGAGCGCGAGCGAAGCCAAGCTTGAGAACGGCGTGCTCACGCTCAAGCTGGGCAAGCAAGTGCCGGTGAGCCGCGTTTCGGAGCTGCAGATCAACTGA
- a CDS encoding branched-chain amino acid ABC transporter substrate-binding protein: protein MNPPFIWRRKALKFAALALCAAPFAAAAQTPPAPIRLALIESMSGPFANTGEAVFRNLLWAVERVNARGGVKLPGVPGGARPLQLDRYDSKGQNEEALSALRAAMDDGARIVLQGNSSATAAALVDAIEKNNERDPSRRVIFLNYAAVDPVLTNERCSFWHFRFDAHADMRVAALMDVVKDDATLKRAYLIGQDYSFGQAVLRETKRQLGVQRPDVEIVGDELHPMGRVKDFAPYAGKIIASGAQAVFTGNWGNDLTLLVKAAREGGFNGTFYTFYGNALGAPAAIGDAGIGRVIAVADWLPNVQTAQSEAFYRAFRARFPKPADDYVHMRMQLLVESLAQAIERAGSVDAAAVARALEQADVSLYGQRGRMRAADHQFQQQLVVGVMDRQGRPGVQFDVEGSGYGFRVIKTIAPERAELPTTCKMKRS, encoded by the coding sequence ATGAATCCCCCCTTTATTTGGCGTCGCAAGGCCTTGAAATTTGCGGCGCTGGCGCTATGCGCGGCCCCCTTTGCCGCAGCGGCGCAAACGCCGCCGGCGCCCATTCGCCTGGCGCTTATCGAGAGCATGAGCGGTCCCTTCGCCAACACCGGAGAAGCGGTGTTTCGCAATCTGCTCTGGGCCGTGGAGCGCGTGAATGCGCGCGGCGGCGTCAAGCTGCCGGGTGTGCCCGGCGGTGCGCGGCCGCTGCAGCTCGACCGCTACGACAGCAAGGGGCAGAACGAAGAAGCTCTGTCGGCGTTGCGCGCGGCCATGGACGACGGTGCGCGCATCGTGCTGCAGGGCAACTCGTCGGCCACCGCCGCGGCGTTGGTCGATGCCATTGAAAAGAACAACGAACGCGATCCGTCGCGGCGCGTGATCTTTCTCAACTACGCGGCGGTCGATCCGGTGCTCACCAACGAGCGCTGCAGCTTCTGGCACTTTCGCTTCGATGCCCATGCCGACATGCGCGTAGCCGCGCTGATGGATGTGGTGAAGGACGATGCAACGCTCAAGCGCGCGTACCTCATCGGCCAGGACTACAGCTTTGGCCAGGCGGTGCTGCGCGAGACGAAACGCCAGCTCGGCGTGCAGCGGCCCGATGTGGAAATCGTCGGGGACGAGCTGCACCCGATGGGAAGGGTGAAGGACTTCGCGCCTTATGCCGGCAAGATCATTGCAAGCGGCGCGCAGGCGGTGTTCACCGGCAATTGGGGCAACGACCTCACGCTGCTCGTGAAGGCGGCGCGCGAGGGTGGCTTCAATGGCACCTTCTATACCTTCTACGGCAACGCTCTCGGTGCGCCGGCCGCCATCGGCGATGCAGGTATCGGCCGCGTGATAGCGGTGGCCGACTGGCTGCCCAACGTGCAAACGGCGCAGTCCGAGGCGTTCTATCGCGCGTTCCGCGCGCGCTTTCCCAAGCCCGCCGACGACTACGTGCACATGCGCATGCAACTGCTGGTGGAGTCGCTGGCGCAGGCCATCGAGCGCGCGGGCAGCGTCGATGCGGCGGCCGTGGCGCGGGCGCTCGAACAGGCCGATGTGAGCCTCTACGGACAGCGCGGACGCATGCGCGCGGCGGACCATCAGTTCCAGCAGCAACTCGTGGTCGGCGTGATGGACAGGCAGGGCAGGCCGGGCGTGCAGTTCGATGTCGAAGGCTCCGGCTACGGCTTCCGCGTGATCAAGACCATCGCACCCGAACGCGCCGAACTGCCGACCACCTGCAAGATGAAGAGAAGCTAG
- a CDS encoding NuoB/complex I 20 kDa subunit family protein: protein MAIEGVMKEGFVTTTYDSVVNWAKTGSLWPMTFGLACCAVEMMHAGAARYDIDRFGMLFRPSPRQSDLMIVAGTLCNKMAPALRKVYDQMPEPRWVLSMGSCANGGGYYHYSYSVVRGCDRIVPVDVYVPGCPPTAEALLYGVIQLQQKIRRTNTIARA, encoded by the coding sequence ATGGCCATTGAAGGCGTCATGAAGGAAGGCTTCGTCACCACCACCTACGACTCGGTGGTGAACTGGGCGAAGACCGGATCACTCTGGCCGATGACTTTCGGTCTGGCTTGCTGTGCCGTCGAAATGATGCACGCGGGCGCGGCCCGCTATGACATCGACCGTTTCGGCATGCTGTTTCGGCCCAGCCCCCGGCAGTCCGATCTGATGATCGTGGCCGGCACGCTGTGCAACAAGATGGCGCCCGCTCTGCGCAAGGTCTACGACCAGATGCCCGAGCCGCGCTGGGTTCTTTCCATGGGCTCCTGCGCCAACGGCGGCGGCTACTACCACTACAGCTATTCGGTGGTGCGCGGCTGCGACCGCATCGTGCCGGTGGACGTCTATGTGCCGGGTTGCCCGCCCACCGCCGAAGCCTTGCTCTACGGTGTGATCCAGCTGCAGCAGAAGATTCGCCGCACCAACACCATTGCCCGCGCCTGA
- the rpsO gene encoding 30S ribosomal protein S15 encodes MIAASIKAEVVKDNARAANDTGSPEVQVALLTARINELTPHFKTHAKDHHGRRGLLRMVSRRRKLLDYLKSKDADRYTALIAKLGLRK; translated from the coding sequence ATGATCGCAGCCTCCATCAAGGCCGAAGTCGTCAAAGACAACGCCCGCGCCGCCAACGATACCGGTAGCCCCGAAGTGCAAGTCGCACTGCTGACCGCCCGTATCAACGAGCTCACCCCCCACTTCAAGACGCACGCCAAGGACCACCACGGCCGTCGCGGCCTGCTGCGCATGGTGAGCCGTCGCCGCAAGCTCCTGGACTACCTCAAGTCCAAGGACGCCGATCGTTACACCGCGCTGATCGCCAAGCTGGGTCTGCGCAAGTAA
- a CDS encoding esterase family protein, with product MITHLKSANDNERSDTLLVFLPGAYLKPDEFEREGFISAVRERHLAADSLLVDADVSYYYDQTLSDRLHADVIEPQRAKGYKSIWLVGISIGGFGALIHELSRPGSVDGIVALAPYLGRRVLGAEIHKAGGLRTWQAPTGPQPDEEVDRKLWPWFQQYLEPQRSKNLPQLYLGFGLSDRFASNHKLLADALPEGRVFTTEGGHDWPQWRQLWRNMLDVLPVPSLGRAQRPAATRAPAAPPRMPSAKPWAIAA from the coding sequence ATGATCACGCACCTCAAGTCAGCCAATGACAATGAACGGTCCGATACGCTCCTGGTATTCCTGCCCGGTGCCTATCTCAAACCCGACGAATTCGAACGCGAAGGTTTCATCAGCGCCGTGCGAGAGCGCCATCTGGCCGCCGACTCGCTGCTGGTGGACGCCGACGTTTCCTACTACTACGACCAGACGCTCAGCGACCGCCTGCATGCGGACGTCATCGAGCCGCAGCGCGCCAAGGGCTACAAGTCGATCTGGCTCGTGGGCATTTCCATCGGCGGCTTCGGCGCGCTGATCCACGAGTTGTCCAGGCCGGGCTCGGTCGACGGCATCGTCGCGCTGGCACCCTACCTGGGGCGGCGCGTTCTGGGCGCCGAAATCCACAAGGCCGGCGGCCTGCGCACCTGGCAGGCGCCCACCGGCCCGCAGCCCGACGAGGAAGTCGACCGCAAGCTGTGGCCCTGGTTTCAGCAATACCTGGAACCCCAAAGATCCAAGAACCTGCCGCAGCTCTACCTGGGGTTCGGCCTGAGCGACCGTTTTGCGAGCAACCACAAGCTGCTGGCGGATGCGCTGCCCGAAGGGCGCGTGTTCACCACCGAAGGCGGCCACGACTGGCCGCAGTGGCGGCAGCTGTGGCGCAACATGCTCGACGTGCTGCCGGTGCCGTCGCTCGGCCGGGCGCAGCGCCCCGCTGCTACGCGGGCACCTGCGGCGCCGCCTCGGATGCCATCAGCGAAGCCATGGGCCATCGCGGCTTGA
- a CDS encoding pyridoxal phosphate-dependent aminotransferase, producing the protein MREAIHNLEASKIREVANAGLGRDDVLAFWFGESDEVTPEVIRQAAIDSLQRGETFYAHNLGLPELREAIAGYTSKLHPKVDASRIAVTSGGVSALMLAVQALVDAGDEVVAVTPVWPNLTAQPAILGAVVRTVSLVPADGQWTLDLAALRKAVTPKTKLLIVNAPNNPTGWTMTREEQQAVLDHCRETGTWILADEVYERLYFEPPNGCAPSFLDISRPDDRLVVTHSFSKSFLMTGWRLGWLVLPPALVEGIGKLIEFNTSCASVFTQRAAVAAIEHTAEITPRVVAHLKQCRDTLVPLLEALPGVQVAPAKGGMYAFFRLEGFGDSLELAKRLVVEAGLGLAPGNAFAPEAQGWLRWCFASKDPQRLVQGVERLKTWLSRQ; encoded by the coding sequence ATGCGTGAAGCCATCCACAACCTCGAAGCCTCCAAGATCCGCGAGGTTGCCAATGCCGGTCTGGGCCGCGACGACGTGCTCGCCTTCTGGTTCGGCGAAAGCGACGAAGTCACGCCCGAGGTGATCCGCCAGGCGGCCATCGACTCGCTGCAGCGCGGCGAAACCTTCTATGCGCACAACCTCGGCCTGCCCGAACTGCGCGAGGCAATTGCCGGCTACACCAGCAAGCTGCACCCCAAGGTCGATGCTTCGCGCATTGCCGTGACCTCCGGCGGCGTGAGCGCGCTGATGCTGGCGGTGCAGGCACTGGTCGATGCAGGCGACGAAGTGGTTGCGGTCACGCCGGTGTGGCCCAACCTGACGGCGCAACCCGCGATTCTTGGCGCGGTGGTGCGCACGGTGTCGCTGGTGCCTGCCGATGGCCAATGGACGCTCGACCTTGCAGCCTTGCGGAAGGCCGTCACGCCGAAGACCAAGCTCCTGATCGTCAACGCGCCCAACAACCCGACCGGCTGGACCATGACGCGCGAAGAGCAGCAGGCCGTGCTCGACCACTGCCGCGAAACCGGCACCTGGATCCTGGCCGACGAGGTGTACGAGCGGCTGTATTTCGAGCCGCCCAATGGTTGCGCGCCGAGCTTTCTCGACATTTCGAGACCCGACGACCGGCTGGTGGTGACACACAGCTTCTCGAAGAGCTTTCTCATGACCGGGTGGCGCCTTGGCTGGCTGGTGCTGCCGCCCGCGCTGGTCGAGGGCATCGGCAAGCTGATCGAGTTCAACACCTCCTGCGCCAGCGTTTTCACCCAGCGAGCCGCCGTGGCCGCCATCGAGCACACCGCGGAGATCACGCCCCGCGTGGTCGCCCATCTGAAACAGTGCCGGGACACCCTGGTGCCGCTGCTGGAAGCCTTGCCCGGTGTGCAGGTAGCCCCGGCCAAGGGCGGCATGTACGCCTTTTTCCGCCTTGAAGGCTTCGGCGACTCCCTCGAGCTTGCCAAGCGCCTGGTCGTAGAGGCTGGCCTCGGCCTGGCCCCCGGCAATGCCTTTGCTCCGGAAGCCCAGGGGTGGCTGCGCTGGTGCTTCGCTTCGAAGGACCCGCAGCGCCTTGTGCAGGGGGTGGAGCGCCTGAAAACCTGGCTATCCAGACAGTAA
- the pnp gene encoding polyribonucleotide nucleotidyltransferase — protein MSLFNKVTKSFQWGDKTVVMETGEIARQASGAVVVDIDGTVVLATVVASKSAKPGQDFFPLTVDYIEKTYAAGKIPGSFFKREAKPSEHETLTSRLIDRPIRPLFPEGFLNEVHVVIHTLSLNPEVDADIAAMIGVSAALSISGIPFSGPIGAARVGYINGQYVLNPGQTARKDSQMDLVVAGTEAAVLMVESEAQQLSEEIMLGGVVFGHEQANIAINAIHELVRDAGKPVWDWQPPAEDEAFVAKVKSLAEEKLRAVYQIRSKQARTQALREANASVMNTLKESGEPFDAGKVNDLLFSIESKIVRSQILSGEPRIDGRDTRTVRPIEIRNSVLPRTHGSALFTRGETQGLVVTTLGTERDAQRIDALAGEYEDRFLFHYNMPPFATGEVGRMGSTKRREIGHGRLAKRALVAVLPTKEEFPYTIRVVSEITESNGSSSMASVCGGCLSMMDAGVPMKAHVAGIAMGLIKEDNRFAVLTDILGDEDHLGDMDFKVAGTTNGITALQMDIKIQGITKEIMQVALAQAKEARMHILGKMQEAMGEAKTEVSQFAPRLTTLKINPEKIRDVIGKGGAVIRGLQEETGTTINIDEDGTITIASTDPEKAELAKKRIEQITAEVEIGKVYEGPVTKILDFGALINLLPGKDGLLHISQIAHERVEKVTDYLSEGQIVKVKVLETDEKGRVKLSMKALSERPAGMEFQERAPREDRGDRGDRGGERRERSDRGDRGGDRGGERAPRFNNEQQQPRNEQPQAPAGEQPYAPREPQE, from the coding sequence ATGAGCCTCTTCAACAAAGTCACCAAGTCCTTCCAATGGGGCGACAAGACCGTCGTCATGGAAACCGGTGAAATCGCCCGCCAGGCCAGCGGCGCCGTGGTGGTCGACATCGACGGAACCGTGGTCCTGGCGACCGTGGTGGCCTCCAAGTCGGCAAAGCCCGGCCAGGACTTCTTCCCGCTGACCGTCGATTACATCGAGAAGACCTATGCCGCGGGCAAGATCCCCGGCAGCTTCTTCAAGCGCGAAGCCAAGCCCAGCGAACACGAAACGCTGACCAGCCGCCTGATCGATCGTCCGATCCGCCCGCTGTTCCCCGAAGGCTTCCTGAACGAAGTGCACGTGGTCATCCACACGCTGTCGCTCAACCCCGAAGTCGACGCCGACATCGCCGCCATGATCGGCGTGAGCGCCGCGCTGTCGATTTCCGGCATTCCGTTCAGCGGCCCGATCGGCGCTGCGCGCGTGGGCTACATCAACGGCCAGTACGTGCTGAATCCGGGCCAGACCGCCCGCAAGGATTCGCAGATGGACCTCGTCGTTGCCGGTACCGAAGCCGCCGTGCTGATGGTGGAATCCGAAGCGCAGCAACTCAGCGAAGAAATCATGCTGGGCGGCGTGGTGTTCGGCCACGAACAAGCCAACATCGCGATCAACGCGATTCATGAACTCGTGCGCGACGCCGGCAAGCCGGTGTGGGACTGGCAGCCGCCGGCCGAAGACGAAGCCTTCGTCGCCAAGGTCAAGAGCCTGGCCGAAGAAAAGCTGCGCGCCGTCTATCAGATTCGCAGCAAGCAAGCCCGCACGCAAGCCCTGCGCGAAGCCAATGCCAGCGTGATGAACACGCTGAAGGAAAGCGGCGAGCCCTTCGACGCCGGCAAGGTCAACGACCTGCTGTTCTCGATCGAATCGAAGATCGTCCGCAGCCAGATCCTGTCGGGCGAACCCCGCATCGACGGCCGCGACACGCGCACCGTGCGCCCCATCGAGATCCGCAACTCCGTGCTGCCGCGCACCCACGGCTCGGCGCTGTTCACGCGTGGCGAGACGCAGGGCCTGGTCGTGACCACGCTCGGCACCGAGCGCGACGCACAGCGCATCGATGCGCTGGCCGGCGAGTACGAAGACCGCTTCCTGTTCCACTACAACATGCCTCCCTTCGCCACCGGTGAAGTGGGCCGCATGGGCTCGACCAAGCGCCGCGAAATCGGCCACGGCCGCCTGGCCAAGCGCGCGCTCGTCGCCGTGCTGCCGACCAAGGAAGAATTCCCGTACACCATTCGCGTGGTGTCGGAAATCACTGAATCGAACGGCTCCTCGTCGATGGCTTCGGTCTGTGGCGGCTGCCTCTCGATGATGGACGCCGGCGTGCCGATGAAGGCGCACGTGGCCGGCATTGCCATGGGCCTGATCAAGGAAGACAACCGCTTTGCGGTGCTGACCGATATCCTGGGCGACGAAGATCACCTGGGCGACATGGACTTCAAGGTGGCCGGCACGACCAACGGCATCACCGCGCTGCAGATGGACATCAAGATCCAGGGCATCACCAAGGAAATCATGCAGGTCGCACTGGCGCAGGCCAAGGAAGCGCGCATGCACATTCTCGGCAAGATGCAGGAAGCCATGGGCGAAGCCAAGACCGAGGTGTCGCAGTTCGCACCGCGCCTGACCACGCTCAAGATCAATCCCGAGAAGATCCGCGACGTGATCGGCAAGGGCGGCGCGGTCATTCGCGGCCTGCAGGAAGAAACCGGCACGACGATCAACATCGACGAAGACGGCACCATCACCATCGCCTCGACCGATCCGGAAAAGGCCGAGCTGGCCAAGAAGCGCATCGAGCAGATCACCGCCGAAGTCGAAATCGGCAAGGTCTACGAAGGCCCGGTCACCAAGATCCTGGACTTCGGCGCGCTCATCAACCTGCTGCCCGGCAAGGACGGCCTGCTGCACATCAGCCAGATCGCGCACGAGCGCGTCGAGAAGGTGACCGACTATCTGAGCGAAGGCCAGATCGTGAAGGTCAAGGTTCTCGAGACGGACGAAAAGGGCCGCGTCAAGCTGTCCATGAAGGCCCTGAGCGAGCGTCCGGCAGGCATGGAATTCCAGGAACGTGCACCGCGTGAAGATCGTGGCGACCGCGGTGATCGCGGCGGCGAGCGTCGCGAGCGTTCGGACCGTGGCGACCGCGGTGGTGACCGCGGCGGCGAACGTGCTCCTCGTTTCAACAACGAGCAGCAGCAGCCGCGCAACGAGCAGCCGCAGGCCCCCGCCGGCGAGCAGCCGTACGCACCGCGCGAACCGCAAGAGTAA
- a CDS encoding NAD(P)H-quinone oxidoreductase: MKAIEITSYGAPEVLRAVERPDPVAGVGELLIRVAASGVNRPDVLQRKGHYPVPPGASDLPGLEVAGEIVSGDAAALAEAGFKIGDRVCALIAGGGYAELCVAPVAQCLPVPRGWSDIEAASLPETFFTVWSNVFDRGRLQKGETLLIQGGSSGIGVTAIQIAKALGATVIVTAGSDDKCEACKKLGADHAINYRTSDFAEEAKKLTGGKGVDVILDMVAGDYVAREIECMAEDGRLVIIAVQGGVKSDFNAGLVLRKRLVITGSTLRPRPVAFKGAIAKALREKVWPLLESGAVKPVIHSTFAAGGEPSGAAQAHALMESNQHIGKIVLTW; this comes from the coding sequence ATGAAAGCCATTGAAATCACTTCGTACGGCGCCCCTGAGGTGCTGCGCGCCGTGGAGCGTCCCGATCCGGTGGCCGGCGTGGGCGAACTGTTGATTCGCGTCGCAGCCAGCGGCGTGAACCGTCCGGACGTGTTGCAGCGCAAGGGCCACTATCCGGTGCCGCCGGGCGCTTCCGACCTGCCGGGCCTCGAAGTCGCCGGCGAGATCGTGTCGGGTGATGCTGCGGCCCTGGCCGAGGCGGGCTTCAAGATCGGCGACCGCGTCTGCGCGCTGATCGCCGGCGGCGGCTATGCCGAGCTGTGCGTGGCCCCCGTGGCGCAATGTCTTCCTGTGCCCAGGGGCTGGAGCGACATCGAGGCGGCTTCGCTGCCCGAGACCTTCTTCACCGTCTGGAGCAACGTGTTCGACCGGGGCCGCCTGCAAAAGGGCGAAACCCTGCTGATCCAGGGCGGTTCGAGCGGCATCGGCGTGACGGCGATCCAGATTGCCAAGGCGCTGGGCGCGACGGTGATCGTCACGGCCGGCAGCGACGACAAGTGCGAAGCCTGCAAGAAGCTGGGCGCGGACCACGCCATCAACTACCGCACGAGCGATTTCGCCGAAGAGGCGAAGAAGCTCACCGGCGGCAAGGGCGTGGACGTGATCCTGGACATGGTCGCGGGCGACTACGTGGCGCGCGAGATCGAATGCATGGCCGAAGACGGCCGGCTGGTGATCATCGCGGTGCAGGGCGGCGTCAAGAGCGACTTCAATGCGGGCCTGGTGCTGCGCAAGCGGCTGGTGATCACCGGCTCGACGCTGCGTCCCCGGCCGGTGGCGTTCAAGGGCGCCATTGCCAAGGCGCTGCGCGAAAAGGTCTGGCCGCTGCTCGAAAGCGGCGCGGTCAAGCCCGTGATCCACAGCACCTTTGCAGCGGGCGGCGAACCCAGCGGCGCGGCGCAGGCGCATGCACTCATGGAATCCAACCAGCACATTGGCAAGATCGTGCTGACATGGTGA